The following coding sequences are from one Virgibacillus necropolis window:
- a CDS encoding bifunctional riboflavin kinase/FAD synthetase → MRTIELTYPHTLVLEELPKTVAAIGFFDGIHKGHQKVIQTAVTKAKESKMESAVITFHPHPSVVLKKETVHVEYITPLREKQEILQQMNVDRLYIITFSKKLASISPQEFIDHFIIGLNIQHVVAGFDFSYGHKGEGNMNIIHSHARGAFDYTIIEKVELENEKVSSTKIRSLLSKGDVEKVNEYLGRKLSVYGTVIEGDKRGRTIGFPTANMQVSSEALLPKIGVYAVKVLYKGEVYEGMANLGVKPTFKDNEKKPTLEVNIFDYSNDLYGEELQLEWCKFIRDEKKFNGVNELIEHIKMDEKQIRHYFSC, encoded by the coding sequence ATGAGAACCATTGAATTAACATATCCACACACATTAGTATTGGAGGAGCTTCCAAAAACGGTAGCAGCAATTGGTTTTTTTGATGGCATACATAAGGGCCATCAGAAGGTAATTCAAACTGCTGTAACAAAAGCGAAGGAATCAAAAATGGAAAGTGCGGTTATTACATTTCACCCACATCCATCGGTTGTATTAAAAAAAGAGACTGTACACGTGGAGTACATTACACCACTTCGAGAAAAGCAAGAAATTTTACAACAAATGAATGTTGATAGATTGTATATTATTACTTTTTCAAAAAAGCTTGCATCGATAAGTCCTCAGGAATTTATTGATCACTTTATCATTGGACTAAATATTCAGCACGTTGTCGCCGGATTTGATTTCTCATATGGTCACAAAGGTGAAGGGAACATGAATATTATCCATTCACATGCAAGGGGTGCGTTTGATTACACGATAATTGAAAAAGTAGAACTCGAGAATGAAAAGGTTAGTTCTACTAAAATTCGTTCGCTTTTATCAAAAGGTGATGTAGAAAAAGTGAATGAATACCTTGGTAGAAAATTATCCGTATACGGAACAGTGATTGAAGGAGATAAGCGCGGCCGAACGATTGGTTTTCCTACTGCAAACATGCAAGTAAGTTCAGAAGCATTGTTACCAAAGATTGGCGTATATGCGGTAAAAGTTCTATACAAAGGTGAAGTGTATGAAGGAATGGCTAATTTAGGTGTTAAACCGACATTTAAAGATAATGAGAAAAAACCAACATTGGAAGTAAACATTTTTGATTACTCCAATGATCTATATGGTGAAGAACTACAACTTGAGTGGTGTAAATTTATACGTGACGAAAAGAAATTCAATGGCGTTAATGAGCTGATTGAACATATCAAAATGGATGAAAAACAAATACGTCATTATTTCTCCTGCTAA
- a CDS encoding DUF503 domain-containing protein: MIVIAEIECMLYNSHSLKDKRSVLKKIMNKLRKDFNVALTELDYHDLWQRTKIGIVTISTSYTHAEQIIQEVFRVMDTYSEMERTITHVERI, from the coding sequence ATGATCGTAATTGCAGAAATAGAATGTATGTTGTATAACTCGCATTCACTAAAAGATAAGCGTTCTGTACTGAAAAAGATTATGAATAAACTAAGGAAAGATTTTAATGTAGCACTTACAGAACTTGATTATCATGATTTGTGGCAACGAACTAAAATTGGAATAGTAACCATTTCTACTAGTTATACACACGCAGAACAAATTATCCAAGAAGTATTTCGCGTGATGGATACCTATTCCGAAATGGAACGTACCATTACGCATGTTGAAAGAATATAA
- the rbfA gene encoding 30S ribosome-binding factor RbfA, which produces MSEVRANRVAEQMKKELGQIITRKLKDPRVGFVTVTDVEVTGDLQQAKIFISVLGDEKQKHETLVGLAKAKGFIRSEIGQRIRLRKTPELVFEFDEALEYGNRIEGILRDLNKK; this is translated from the coding sequence ATGAGTGAAGTGCGTGCAAATCGTGTTGCCGAACAAATGAAAAAGGAACTCGGTCAAATTATTACTCGTAAACTAAAAGATCCACGTGTGGGTTTTGTTACTGTTACAGATGTTGAGGTAACAGGTGATTTGCAACAAGCGAAAATTTTCATCTCTGTGCTAGGAGATGAAAAACAAAAACATGAAACGTTAGTGGGTTTGGCAAAAGCTAAGGGCTTCATTCGGTCCGAGATTGGGCAAAGAATTCGTTTGCGTAAAACACCAGAGCTTGTTTTCGAATTTGATGAAGCACTGGAATACGGCAACCGAATTGAAGGTATATTGCGCGATTTGAATAAAAAGTAA
- the rpsO gene encoding 30S ribosomal protein S15: MAITKDRKNEIINEYKVHENDTGSPEVQIAVLTAEITTLNEHLRTHKKDHHSRRGLLKMVGKRRNLLNYLRNNDVTRYRELIKRLGLRR, encoded by the coding sequence ATGGCTATCACAAAAGATCGTAAAAACGAAATCATTAATGAATATAAGGTTCATGAAAATGATACAGGTTCTCCAGAAGTACAAATTGCTGTACTTACTGCAGAAATCACAACGTTAAATGAACACTTACGTACACACAAAAAAGATCATCATTCACGTCGTGGTCTATTGAAAATGGTTGGTAAGCGTCGTAACTTACTAAACTATCTACGTAATAATGATGTTACTCGTTATCGCGAACTAATTAAAAGACTTGGTTTACGCCGATAA
- the truB gene encoding tRNA pseudouridine(55) synthase TruB translates to MNGILPLWKPRGMTSHDCVAKIRRLFRTKKVGHTGTLDPEVEGVLPICIGQATKIVPYLTDTKKVYIAELKLGSTTDTEDAHGKIIEQKEVIWIPSHEEIETVLNRFKGQIVQVPPMFSAVKVNGKKLYEYARANETVDRPKRKVNIEQLQLIDIKENRIKLKITCSKGTYIRTLCVDIGKALGYPAHMSDLMRTETGSFSVEDTVTFEQLEEKEKLQQHTDLLLPIIRGLSHLDHYSVNEEVSKKVLFGQKLPKPMINLKTNPFIILYQKEILAIYQEHPDNSDQIKPVRVFPLDG, encoded by the coding sequence ATGAATGGCATATTACCATTATGGAAGCCTAGAGGGATGACATCACATGATTGCGTGGCGAAAATCAGAAGATTATTCCGAACAAAAAAGGTCGGGCATACAGGGACACTGGATCCAGAAGTAGAAGGAGTTCTTCCTATCTGCATTGGGCAGGCCACAAAAATTGTTCCCTATTTAACTGATACGAAAAAAGTATACATAGCCGAGCTTAAACTGGGCAGTACAACTGACACGGAAGATGCACATGGCAAGATTATCGAACAAAAAGAAGTTATATGGATACCTTCGCATGAGGAAATTGAAACAGTATTAAATAGATTTAAAGGACAAATCGTTCAAGTTCCACCAATGTTTTCGGCTGTAAAGGTTAATGGAAAAAAGCTGTATGAATATGCGCGTGCTAACGAAACAGTTGACCGCCCAAAAAGAAAAGTAAATATCGAACAACTACAATTAATAGACATAAAAGAAAACCGAATAAAACTCAAAATTACTTGCTCGAAAGGTACATATATTCGAACATTGTGCGTGGATATTGGTAAAGCTCTTGGTTATCCCGCACACATGTCTGATTTGATGAGAACGGAAACAGGCTCTTTTTCCGTAGAAGACACAGTTACCTTCGAACAATTAGAAGAAAAAGAAAAACTGCAGCAGCATACAGACCTACTATTACCAATAATTAGAGGGTTATCACACTTGGATCACTATTCGGTTAACGAAGAAGTGAGCAAAAAAGTTCTTTTTGGTCAAAAACTTCCGAAACCTATGATAAACTTAAAAACAAATCCATTTATTATTTTGTATCAGAAGGAAATACTAGCGATCTATCAAGAACATCCTGATAATTCAGATCAAATCAAACCAGTACGAGTTTTTCCTTTAGATGGATGA